The DNA sequence GTTGCCCCACCGCCTCCATCTTCTGGATTGCTGGAGTTGGCTCTCCAGCGAGCGGCGATCCGTCAGGTCCTCCTTGATCGCGATGAAATGCGCGATCTCGCCGCGCTCGTTTCTCACGGGTGTGACGCTCCGCTCCTGGAGGTACCGACTGCCGTCCCTGCGCAGACTCGTCACTTCGCCGCGCCAGTCACGTCCCGCGAGGATCGCGGCCCACATCTCCTCGTTCGACGCCACCGTCGCGGCATCGCCACCCGACGGTGGCACGCCCCAGAGGCGCATCCCAAGGCTCTCCTCGGCGCTGTAACCGCTCAGCTTGGACAACGCCGTGTTGCTCCATTCGACGACGCCGTCTCGGTCGGTGATGACCATGGCGTTGGCCGCGGCATTCAGCGCGGCGCTTTGCAGGCGGAGCGTCCCCTCCGCCTGGATTCGCCGGGTGATGTCCTGCACGGTGCCGCCCACGTACGCAGGCCGACCACCGGCATCGAGTACCACCTCGCCGCGGCCCAGCACATGACGGGTAGTTCCGTCTGGCGGGTTGATCTGAAACGCCAGCTCCTGGCGCTGCTCGCCCGCGAGACAAGCACCGATCCAGGCTTGCATCGCCAGCCGGTCGTCGGGATGGATCAGCGCGAGCAGGGACTCCACGGTCGGGGTAAAGGTGTCCCGCTCTACACCGTAGACGCGATATGTCTCGTCCGACCATGTCATGGGACCTTCCAAGTCCCAGAACCAACTTCCGACCGAGCCGAGGCGCTGTGATTCCGACAGCAGGAACTCTTTACGACGTATCTCGTCCTCCGCCGCCTTGCGTGCGGTGATGTCGATCAAGGTGACGACGCAACCGAAAATTTTCTGCTCCCTGACGAGCGGACGCGCGTTCACCAGAAAAGCAAAATCCTGCCCATGCTGACGCAGGGTTGCATCCACGTCGCGCATCGTCTCCCCCATCAGGACCGAGACGAGAGCGAAGGGTTCGGCGTCCCGGGTCTGCAGGGGAAACGCTTGGGCGAAAGGCCTTCGCAGCAGGTCGCCGTCGCAGAACTGTTGGGCCACCTGGCTCGCGCGCATGACCCGCCCGTCGACGTCGCATACCACAATCGCATCGGCGGCCTGGTCGAGGATGGAGCGAGCCAACTGCTCCGCCGCGGCGACGTGCTCGTGGCGTCGTTGTGCCGTCAGGTCCGTCAGCAGGAGACAGGTCACTGTCTCGGCTTCACCCAGGCGCAGGTGGGAAGCCGACAGATACACGGGCATCGTGCTGCCCGCGGCGGTCACCAGAGCGATCTCCCTGCGGGCGGTCTCGGTGTCCTCGCCACGGAGAATCTCGACGAGCGCCGCCTGGTCCGCCGGGGCTAACCAGTTCTGCAGTGTGCTGCCGATCACTTGGTCGAGCGGTCGCTCGAGCATCTGCGCCAGCCGCACGTTGCAGAACAGGCAGACGCCGTCCCGCGACACGGTCGCGGCCCCCTCGCTCATCGTCTCGACGAGTTGACGATAGGCCCGGTCGGCCCCGTTCAGGGTGAAGACCTGGTCACCGCGCTCGCCCGTGACCAGGACAGCGTCCACGTCGCCGCTGCGGATGGCGCGCAGGTCCTCCTCGGCGTTGGCCAGCCGGGCGCGGAGGGAACTCACCTCGGAGTCGAGCGCAGGCGCGGAACGATGCTTCTTCATGACAGCACCGCTCCGGTCAAGCCTCGCGCCGCAGATCC is a window from the Myxococcales bacterium genome containing:
- a CDS encoding PAS domain S-box protein, producing MKKHRSAPALDSEVSSLRARLANAEEDLRAIRSGDVDAVLVTGERGDQVFTLNGADRAYRQLVETMSEGAATVSRDGVCLFCNVRLAQMLERPLDQVIGSTLQNWLAPADQAALVEILRGEDTETARREIALVTAAGSTMPVYLSASHLRLGEAETVTCLLLTDLTAQRRHEHVAAAEQLARSILDQAADAIVVCDVDGRVMRASQVAQQFCDGDLLRRPFAQAFPLQTRDAEPFALVSVLMGETMRDVDATLRQHGQDFAFLVNARPLVREQKIFGCVVTLIDITARKAAEDEIRRKEFLLSESQRLGSVGSWFWDLEGPMTWSDETYRVYGVERDTFTPTVESLLALIHPDDRLAMQAWIGACLAGEQRQELAFQINPPDGTTRHVLGRGEVVLDAGGRPAYVGGTVQDITRRIQAEGTLRLQSAALNAAANAMVITDRDGVVEWSNTALSKLSGYSAEESLGMRLWGVPPSGGDAATVASNEEMWAAILAGRDWRGEVTSLRRDGSRYLQERSVTPVRNERGEIAHFIAIKEDLTDRRSLESQLQQSRRWRRWGNWPAGSPTTSTIFSRSSTPPPTSRPLSCPRAIPCAKSFARSGSPANGQRR